In the genome of Lactuca sativa cultivar Salinas chromosome 3, Lsat_Salinas_v11, whole genome shotgun sequence, the window acatagcatcatcttataaccaggataccaattTAAcaaatcactaacatagcatcatcctataaccaagatatcgatctaatagatcactagcatatcatcatcctatataccaggatatcgaccgaacaagtcactaagcatatcatcatccaataaccaggataacaatccaaaggaaaGGGCCGACAATGGTGCCTTCGAACCTATTAGTATAgtaaggacaactcacctcaccaGTAGCTCGAGATGATAATTTCAAACTCCCCAAATACAACTCCAAAGTGaaacacctacatccaccaatgatctatttccataaatttccaatttactaaaatacccccagaagtcaaactggtcaagccctttgtcaaagtcaaagtcaacggtcaagatcaatagtccatgttgacccaactcgtcatgtGTAGCTTACTGacacgtcgagttccttcagaactcaagAAATTGTCAAAAACCCTAGTTGAATCGCTGATTTTGCAGGCAAATCTTCGAGTCCATGCACAATCCAGAAAACGGGAAAACCCatctttaactcgtcgagttggctatcTAACTAGTCAAGTTCCTCAAGCCATTTCTCATTTGGACGTTCTTAAGCTACCACAATGCTCCAATCTGTAGACCTAGCCTCCTTGGACAtagttaccatgtaaagtttcaaactttatgtgcatgagGGCTTAGAGGAGtcaagatctgaagttacaactttagatcatGCTCAATACCAGAAATGATCCCAAAATACGCTAGAAATGGCCTAAAACCCTTAAATGAGTAGATCTAACATtagaatgatcaaggtaacaacttgttaccttcaaatggaAGCCAAAACAATGTAGatattggatctacaagcttcctCTCGTTCCACGCCTCTAAATCTTCAAgcctcttcaagaaatgcaccaaacacacacttttagcctCATACACACAAGGAAGTAATACAGAACAACTAGGGTTTCCTTCTCTAGGTAATGAGCTAATAAGTGAGGCGAAAGGATGcggtttaagtcctttaaatatggtACAAACCCCAAAAAAATAGAGTTTTCCCATTCAGCTCCTACTCATTGAGTTGAggtcctccaactcatcgagtaggcccCATAAATCACGCGGCCTGATCAacttctacacgacgagttggggcatccaactcgtcgagtaggtctaagAATGTGAATATAAAGCTTTAAAATTAATACCCGGGAgtggggatgttacaattctaccTCACTtcaactagacttcgtcctcgaagtctgctgtggCGACCAActccggataatgctcccgcatctctgcctccgTCTCCCAAGTCCACTTGGATGCCCTCCGATtctcccattgtacctttaccaaaggtacttccttgtttcGTAGAACCTTCACTTTCCTCTCCAGGATGGCTActggcctctccacataattcaggcgcttGTCAACTTGTATATCATCCAATGACACTACTGCCTCCTCATCTACTATGCACTTCCGCAATAGTgggacatggaaagtgttgtggatccgacAAAGCTCTTCTAGAAGATCTAGTATATACGCCACTTTGCCAATCCCGAAAATGATACTAAATGGCCCGttgtatcggggacccaatttccccctcttcctgaagcgaatcacacccttccagggtgagaccttcaggagtaccatgtcaccgacctgaaactccaattcAAATCGGCGccggtcggcgtaactcttcggCCGACTCTGAACGGTCTGCAACCGTTGTCTGATCTGCTGAATCATCTCGGTCTTCTAGAGGACTACCTCGGTCCGACCCATCACTCTGTGACCAACCTCGCCGCAACAAACTGGGGTGCGGcatctccgtccatacaacaaCTAATAAGATggagcaccaatgctggagtgatagttgttgttgtaggaaaactttgcaaggggtaggtaggagtctcatctcccaccgaagtcaataatGCAGatcctcaacatatcctcgagggtctgaatggtctgctcgctctgaccatctgtctgcggatggTATGTAGTATTGAAATGTAGTCGTGTGCCCAGtttctcgtggaacttcttccagaaacgGAGGTGAAAATCAGTTTCCAAACTATCTCAACTAGTTTCTTCCTCTGGATAACAAATTTACTTAAGACCATTTTGTTAAGTAGTATACGACAAAACAAGATGAATTATGCTTTGTATGTAGACTAATGGTAATTAgacaaaaaaattaattttgtctTATTCTTCCcatttctttctatctctcattGTTCCAAGAGATATGATTTCCCTCCTCATCCTTATTATTGAAAATAGTCCAAAATAATTTGTCACATATGAAACTTTTAAAAAATTCTCTAAAAAAGTTTCgattttttggaattttttttttataattaatttttaatcatCTTCTTAGGACTTAACGTAGAGAAACAATTTATATTATCTCAGCTTGGACATGTTGTTTGTCTAAAGGTTGGACATAGAGTTTTCTAACATATCAGTCAGAAAAATTATAGCTATTGAAAAACAGTCCATAACATTTTCTGAACAAAAAAAATTTTCATTGAAGAAGTGATAAATTATTTCAGTCTCATAACAACGAAACAACTTGCATCCCCTCGTTTCTTATTAAATCGTTGTAACAAAATTTAGTTGATTCATTTCAAATTAAGTTCAACGTTATGGTTTATTAGCATCTTTTACTTGATGATTGGTTAATAATTATTTAACAATAATGAAAAGCAATTGTAGTATGGATAATATATTTTgggggttttagaatttagcatATTTAGTctctatataaaaaataaatttcaaaaattgtcCCGGTAATTTATAAAAAAAGGTTCATGTCTAGTTTTTTTTACAAGAATAATCCATTTGTTTACGTAATATGTTTTTTGGGTTTGACACTTTGGCTACAAGACTTTCGTATGTTGGCAAATTTGGTTTATCTGTAGAAAATAAATTACGAATAATTTATAGGAAAAGGTTAATATGtttaaaaaatttagaaaaatagtATTTTCCTAATAAAAAAATTTACATGTTAATGAGATTATACCGCCCGCAAAGTAGACATTGGAACTAAGGAGTTTGACAAAAGCAATTGGAAGTTATCGATGCCCATCGCAAAACGGGAAGGGCTatttctagtgtgtgtgtgtgtgtgtgtgtgtgtgtgtgtgtgtatataatatatatatatatatatatatatatatatatatatatatatatatatatatatatatatatatatatatatatatatatatatatatatatatatataatggggaTGGTTTAGAGGAGTGGTTTGAATGAGGTAGTGATGAAACTGATGCTATAATAGAGGGTGATAATAAAGAACGTTCAGAAACAACCACTTTTATTAACGAGGTTGACCCTCCATGCCACGGTCAGCTGTGGGATAATTTATACACTTAAACAAGTCAATTCTCAATTTTGGTGGTGTAAGAGGTATAAATTTTAATTAAgtgacattttaaacataaaattcATACTTTTTGATGTTTTGGTGTTAAAAACCTTGTAAACAcatactaaaaataaatgatGTATGGTATAATGAGGGCCAAAATGGAAAATGAAGACTAGCTACAATAACTacatttgcaaattgaaactatATATTTTGGAtttcaggaaaaaaaaaaaaaaaaaaaaaaaaaaccacaagTATTGTTTCTCTCTAAAAATAAAAAGAACTCTTGCCAAAATATATTGCATTCAAGTAGAGTAGTCTTGTAAGTGAATCAAAAGTGGAATTTGCCAACTAAGCCAATTGCATTTAACTATATGTACGTTGTTCTTTCTTAAAAGAACACTAAAATATGTTAATGCAACAGATGACATGTGTGGAACATGGTAACTGGATATATTATTCAAATATAATATATAGGAACTTTCGTGAGTTCATCGGTCATTAATTAGTCAAGGATCTAgcatgttttgaaacatttctTTAATCTCTGTAAATAAACAACATTTTTTTCCATTTCAGCACGTTGTGATTTGCAAGACCCACACCAATATATAAGAGTTTAAGTGAGTGACAGATTTAATTCGATATAAACCATTGTGGGTATACAGATCTACAAATATCGATTTGAAAGGCAAAAAGATGGTGAAGTCATCTTGTTACGACAACGGAGTGAAGAAAGGTGCATGGAGTGAAGATGAAGACACTAAGTTAAGAGCTTACATCCAGAGATACGGCCATTGGAACTGGGGTTTGCTTCCCAAGTTTGCTGGTATAATTACAAGTCGCTTAATTAATTAGCTCCTTGAGTTTTATTGTATGTATTCCGACTCTTGCTTATTATTATTTCATTTCCTTTGCTTAGGTGTATCAAGAAGTGGTAAAAGTTGCAGGTTGAGATGGATGAACTATCTCCGCCCAAACATTAAACATGGAAATTTTACAAAGGAAGAAGACGATCTGCTTATTGGTTTACATAAAAAGCTTGGAAACAAGTAAGTACAAATAATTTAAACAAAATCatttagcaccttttcacattGGTTTTTCTAAATTATTTTTATTCCTTTATACACAGATGGTCAACAATAGCGGCAAAGTTACCAGGAAGAAGCGACAATGAAATAAAAAATCGTTGGAACACACATTTGAAGAAGAGAACTCAGAATGAACACACTGAGTCTTCAAATGAACACATAAGAACTCTAGAATACGATCAGGCTACGTCTAAAGAAAATCATGTTAACAAAACAAATCTACAACATCAACCTGAAGTTGGAACATTATTTGCAGGAGTATCAACTGAATCTCCATCAGATTCTTCACTAACAGAAATATCATCGTGTCAGTTGAGTGGCTCAGACAGTGCTGTTTTTAGTGACTTTACACCACAAACATTCGATGAAGAACTGGTCGGTAATTTCTGGAGTGAGCCGTTTCTAACAGACATTGATTCCATTACATCATCAGGAAATAACTTGTTGTCACCTTTTAATTTTGTCAACGAGTTCAGCTCTCAATATTCTTGCCAGGATTTGATGATGACGGATGATCAGTGTCTATGGTCAATGATGGATTCATATATTGAAAACAATATCTTCTTAGATTGAACACCTAGTTCAGTTCAGTTGGTGTCTTATCCTCTAGATTTCCGTTGACTATTTCTCTATTTGTGGTATTGTAAATATACCGCCACTACTGTCAACAGTTTTTTTCCCGTTTCGTTAAATGACATTTTTTTAGTCATGCTGCTGCGCTTCGGTTCAATAATAGTTAGATTAAAATAGACAATACTTTTCTTGACGTTCGTATGTAATAAATTCGAGCAAGTCCATAATGTTTGAATATTTGGTGGTAATACTAAAATATGTGGAttttgaactctctctctctctctctctctctctctctctctctctctctctctctctctctctctctctctctctctctctctctctctctctcctctctctctctctctcatctctctctctctctcctctctctctctctctctctctctctctctctctctctctctctctctctctctctctctctcctctctctctctctctctctctctctctctctctctctctctctctctctctatacatatatatatatatatatatatatatatatatattatatatatatatatatatatatatatatattatggttaAATCAAAATCATTTGAGAACAATTTTGACCACacaaatttttttaaattaaagtcatcaattatattaatataatcaaaaaataagaaaaaaataaaaaacctcACTAATCACCACCCAAAGAATACCatccacaaccaccacccgacacCGTCACTTACCCAaccacccatcaccactaccCCCACCTACTACCGaacatcatcaccaccatccGTCTACCGCCAATCATGACCATCAACCACTACCAccactcatcaccaccaccaaccCCCACCGCCACCATCACCCACCACACCATAACCTGCCCACCTGCTActatccacctccaccacccattaGTACCACTAACCCACCACTATGACCACCACCTGCCACTACCACCACCCACctcccatcaccaccacccaccactaccacccatcaccaccacccactaACACCACCTATCACCACCTATCACCGACCACCACCGCCTGCCACTTTCACCCTCACCCACCactcaccatcatcaccaccacccacccaccTCTACCACCCATAACTACCACCTAGCCACTACACATCATTATGAACACCACCCGTCACTACCACCAATCACCACCcactacccatcaccaccactcgcCACTACTACCACCGACCGCCACCACCCATCACCCCCACCTACCacccacccacctccaccacccattaCTACCACCTACCCACTACCCACCACTATAACCACCACCTATCattaccacccatcaccacttttgggttttgagcataacaacaaacatatgtgttcatgcaacaCTAATtgctttagatctaagtttttcactaattgaacatgcaaattgaataccaaagcaataaccgtaaaacttgttatatagtaataacaagaaaaatcttgaagatccttgactcttgaaagcttagtgccccaaatgttgcacctctaatggttcacaaacacccaatACAACTAGATGAGAGGAGAGACACTAGAAAAATCGACTAGGATTCTTCAAGGAAGCATCAGGCCGAAATTCTAATGCTTGGGGGATTCTATAAAGATGTGGGTTGCTGGGGTttttttcaggtggaaaccctaatttcatgcttaaggcttaagcaacccatagactcttCATTATGATGCCTTGGATGAAAATCTTCTAGGGCCTCCTATAATTTTCATACACTCCATCATAAGGAGTCCAGTAGCCCGGTTTCaaaactatcaatgatttgcaaaacggcccctccattattaatcagtttctttaatcccaaaattaatatcaaaataatttctgattaattactaattaataatatgatttccaaataatattttaatattgtattatattaataaaaccattttgagtaccaatttattatttcaaataataaattatagttataggtacataccaattatagttataggtaTAGATACCAAAtctaacaatctcccacttggataagtctaataactattattgcaactTCAAAATTTaacagcaatcgtagctttcaaaagtcgttgtcgaactctgaactagtcaatgacgcgtcgtTAAGATAaaggatcaaatattcctccgttctacagGATaccatatggacatgagacatggatcatAATCAATCTCTGTCCAAGAGTTGTTTCCctatttctgatttatgatgactacctaattgaataaatcaaatcagtccagtcTTGGCCAAGTGCTTTagatgtcatcattaaatcaccgaggggcccacatatatcacttttataccattaagggtaaaaggaacgagtaaactttgactcatatgcttgtactattcactcatcaaatcacacacaacaatacgttttataaaatcaagttactgatacgtttacgtattatcaatgcacaaccgactcgTAAACAACAAGTCATATGtcttcgtttcaagaatataagagaTTATCGTCtaagaattactcgtgataaaatccatgaagtaattctctgagtgtgggtttaatctaatactaaaatcctatttcaggagtattcatgaacgttgcagcgaACATTTGCAAtatctaaacacttagacaatctacaagccaattcatgacagtcttacttcattgCTTACTTcgaaagtatgatcgactatggacaatttgaataatccaTTTATCGgggaagtaaaacatgtgaagtgaaacacaagaataaactaattaactatggtctaaaatatttgaatataaataaaagcacttttatttaatcaccatattaattagattttactcattgtataatgtttcgagttatcaacttaatacttcaaTTAAAACATTAGTCATGTCATGCACAAAACaagcacactatgtttatctatggtcctttctttgtgaaacatatcaaatgaacacatttccaatgatgctcatttaataattccaaatccttatcacaagtataagaataccaaattcatGCCACTACTATAATTTGTTATAgtctaaacttacatgcaatgatcctttttgaAACGTCAAGgcaccaaagtcacagagactttgctAATGATATTACAAATCATTCCATTGGAGATTGGTAACAAAAGCAATttcatggaaacgaagtctcacattcaaagagcATTCCTTGAACATCGTTCTTGCATTAAAGTTATTAATCTTACACACAGATTTAAATAACTAACTCccactatggaaacatttccatattctcataTGACTATCAATTTTGTACAAGAGTTACCTCTAATCAAAATGTGTCAATATAGTCCTTCCAAAaaaatatacttccaactgtccagaAGAAACAAATTTTTGGCAAACCTCATATTGTCCTTTacaattgtttaacaactttagtcatatccgattctagtccttttccttattaacgccctaggcatttggaaaaatttaaaatagtgaatattatagcacatgaaatcgatcctatacccgaagcatatgggattcgATTCATGATACCTTAAAGAACTGATATCATACCAACTTCCTtcaataatatttccatatatcgaatttccTTTATTGAagaatttcaacatgatattcatatatgttaatgactaagttccattaaaacttcaatctaaacttttagatttgaaatgaagtattagTACCCTCTCCCTTAAGCCTTACTATAACGAAACAATTTCCAAACTACGCAAACTTgaaaattgaaaactttgtttcctataaatagcatttctaacttgcaacacttatcataacaattatgctcctactagcataaCGATTAAgctcttactagcataacaattgtgctctcactagctttgacatctaGCCAATAATCAgctcgacttctagaaatcaatacctattgactttcttactaaagtccAGATTTCCGATACGAGATACTTCGATAAGTCTTTATATGGACTTCTGAAGCTCACCCACCTTTCGTTATATAGCTCATGTGTGTGTCtaaaccctttcagaacttaaagcaataagtcccgaatgttcaaactatttgccatttctcacaattcgaactatgaaaagggatgtcgtaatcatactcAACTTTGAGAACACAACTATCACAACTGCTAACACTAATGATATTTATCAATcatttaaaatctactagcgaaagtgtttcctcacaatcattttcatgaagtaaaGAGAAACTTCtttccacttagattttatggtgtatgtgttcatatccatatgaatttgtcacttccaaccattatcataagacaaggtttaagaCAAACTCAAACTCATATGGAGTGAACTAGCTTAATCATAATTCTTGCCATCCAGTTGCATAAGGGACTACCAGTGCTTCCATGTTATTGAGCATCTCACCCATacagatcaatgtactttcattgatgaAGGTTCTTCGCCTTATgcagtcaaatgagaactcatagaactcacatgcatagtcaacttagctggaatggcatagaaacaagaatatgttaacacgataggttatcaacctcaagtCGTATGCTAGTGTTAACTAAAagctttattcttgattagttcctgaaactattcaagaccattaagactcctactgacctctcaacatataagattctctgttGAGGATCATTCctcaacaaacaaatattcaagagttagtgtgggttcttatcaagaaacacttcatctaattggtcttagttggtctttgttttaaacaaaacatcacaactaaaaAATTCAAATGCGCAAGTGTAAGAAAACATTtatactccacatttcatgaggtgttataaacctacttagaacatgttactcaaggtacaacttggagtaactagagtatgactctaaaacttgattttggaacgaagtatcatTCATCCTTTTgaattaaccatttcaacaattcctaaTACAAATGCACTAAGCTTTCCTTAGAAGGATCAATTGTAACATGGTTTCCaaaatcattaggatgatcataaaacatgatactaaagtactctcatttcctttcagattggagaaacttttatctttatgcctaatcgattcttcttattcgttctgccattcttTGAAACTTTACAAAGAATCAGAATTACACTCAAtcctataagtataaccatatttaatgaatcattagtaaatcatgacgaacagACTTATTTTCCTTTGTGGTGGGTCTGACCAgttcacatcaatgtgtactagatcccttagtcattcacttgactcatatataCACGTGAGCAAGGAATTTAGTCttcattatttggtaaattatgacactactacaaggtatataactaagaatcaaatccattttcaacattgctaataatagaaatataaacaccaattttcaaaAATGCCATTGCATGTAATGATAAAGTAAATAAGATAAACCACAAAATTTACTTTATTGATAATGTgcagaaaactttttcttacaatgcaaatacacatgaaaactatgtttctaaatattcttaagcaatctatcacaactcctaagtagcagctcTGAATCCTGATCATTGAACCGTGTGaacgaaatccatctcttcagaTCAGAGTTAGCCTTCACTTTCCTTAAGCTTCCTACTTTCTCTTagattctgcaaaacatcaaaatgaaacttttaaaTAATGTATTAGGAATCTATGAACAGAATGTAATAAAGGATTTAGATTGTGGATgcacctgaagtagagtcatacaatttgactttaccatctttaAGAGCTCTCAGGTTGTCAGGGCAGTTttgcttccaatgccccttcaatCGACAATAGAGACAAATGGACTCTTTAGGAGTGACACATGAAAATATCTCAGAATTGGCCATTCTCTTATggtcaaactttttgaccttgCCTGATTTCTCTTCCTTAGGAGAACTAATCATTTATGGACTATCCTTGTTGTGATTGCCTACATCCATGGAAGTTTAGGAGGTAGATCTTCCAAACAAATTTACTTGACCAGTGGAACTAAGCATTGTTGCTTcaacaacaattagcaaatatgttagatcaataagggtcacgtcgtggtctgtcatatagtagtccttaacaaactgactatatgactcaagaagagattgaagaaccaagtcaatagctAGCTTCCTTGgcaaaacgacacccaacattcccaatctgtCAATGTGCGACTTTATCTTCAATACGTGTGCACACATAGAACTTCCATCTCAATGCTTGCATACAAATAGGCTGGAGTGACCTTGAACATTTCAAGTCGACGAAAACATGGGCCAGGAAGAATCAATggcggaggtggaggaagagaagtatgatttccagttccaccaatGCAAGAAGAAGGGAATGATCTTTCACCATGATCGAcacgtggaagatcatcttcagaagaAAAACTTATTCAAAAGGAATGAGGAGGACCATAGTTAtcaaaactagacatctacaaaatggagTAAAATCAAGTGagttgatttaatccttaatataacacccaaatgaaatattaaggctatgacccaacacaataatttaaaattcaaaattgggatgtcataatccaattgtaaattatttgaaggtaggtaatgttgaattaggtgtctaagcccataactataattggtatgtacttgacctgagagtagcatggtccattttgggttacattcaccaaagcaatttggtaggatggatatttgagaaagaggttatttgtgatttattaatatattataagtataatatattagttgagaaatcatattatttaagtagtattgatcaagaattaatttagtgatcaaaagagactaattaaattaacagggaCCGATTAAGTAAATAAgtgatacttatagtttgggctaatgatccatgttgattatgtGGGCTAAATCTTTGTGGAGTCCATGAATATTTACTCCAAAGGACTTATCATATTGATTATTAGATTAAAAGCCCAAGGAAGTggcttagggtttacaagttgaaactcttggaattctacactataagtgtaacccctaaaaccctaaaatgggcACTTGTGCATTCCAAGAAGATGCTAGCCGTTTTGGTGGTTCATAGCCTCTCTCTCATTTGtcctcctcttgctcttggtgttttgtgaaccgtttgaggtatcacacttaaggtgctaagctcttgaaaggccaaattcCACATGCTACAATatagaggtattcatctaactagattttatgtttcaaatatcaaaatgtatgctagttgtaggtttcatgctttggataacttgtgttgcatgtataactagagaaaacttagatccaacgcattagggttgtatatgcaccataggagtgttataatacataaaacccaacaggtaaatgacaatttaccaattccacctcaaaaacaaaattttaatgaattatgttttagatgaaattcctagatcttttgtgattcattgagcttttcaatggcatgtttaatctcgattatgccctaccatatgtgactgggataccgaggatcacaaacaaggtgtgaataaccatgcaaaataaCTTGGTATTCTCGATGCCTTTGATttcctaatcaatgtgctggttaaccacacacgctccattgatcaacgATAATCTACGAGAAACCCATTGCCAAAAATATTAGTCCCATATTTGTGTGTCGGTTAAagacacgcgctccactaacgaccaagaaggtgcaatgtgcaatttcatgggttagcatcaaattcacatttttcctaaggtaactaagattgggaagttaataaaagtgtttagttactttatattcattataattttaatatggattaagtgttttatcaaacacgttcagctaacgaccctcgactagtcaagagtgcactgggtaagaatggatacccaatgtcggtcattttacaggtcgcttccttaaacgccccttatagaccagcttcgtgaataaggcctattaacggtaagactggcttttcttatacatatactaTAATATATtagatttttaattttatatagtataagggtgcattttaacttttaaaatactaactGGTTGAAtcctttaataaattacacttttaatttaattaaatttaaaccatatatggatttattaattgtctgttaattaatcttttaattaaattattagtaAAATCCA includes:
- the LOC111914409 gene encoding transcription factor MYB13 translates to MVKSSCYDNGVKKGAWSEDEDTKLRAYIQRYGHWNWGLLPKFAGVSRSGKSCRLRWMNYLRPNIKHGNFTKEEDDLLIGLHKKLGNKWSTIAAKLPGRSDNEIKNRWNTHLKKRTQNEHTESSNEHIRTLEYDQATSKENHVNKTNLQHQPEVGTLFAGVSTESPSDSSLTEISSCQLSGSDSAVFSDFTPQTFDEELVGNFWSEPFLTDIDSITSSGNNLLSPFNFVNEFSSQYSCQDLMMTDDQCLWSMMDSYIENNIFLD